One Glutamicibacter mishrai genomic window carries:
- the fusA gene encoding elongation factor G — MAQDVLTDLNKVRNIGIMAHIDAGKTTTTERILFYTGVNHKLGETHDGASTTDWMEQEKERGITITSAAVTCFWNKNQINIIDTPGHVDFTVEVERSLRVLDGAVAVFDGKEGVEPQSETVWRQADKYDVPRICFVNKMDKLGADFYFTVETIVKRLGAKPLVMQLPIGSESEFTGVVDLLSMKAFVWEGDAKGDVTMGAAYETREIPADLVERAEEYRAKLVEDVAEASEELMEKYLEGEEITIDELKAGIRKLTVNSEAYPVFCGSAFKNRGVQPMLDAVIEYLPSPLDVGAMVGHDPKNEEIELTREPSEDAPFSALAFKIAAHPFFGQLNFIRVYSGKVESGAQLLNSTKQKKERVGKLFQMHSNKENPVDEIHAGHIYAVIGLKDTTTGDTLCDPANPIVLESMSFPDPVIFVAIEPKTKGDQEKLSTAIQKLSAEDPTFTVSLNEDTGQTEIGGMGELHLDILVDRMKREFRVEANVGKPQVAYRETIKKAVEKVDFTHKKQTGGSGQFAKVQVSFEPLEVVDGVTYEFKNAVTGGRVPREYIPSVDAGIQEAMQYGILAGYPLVGVKATLIDGAYHDVDSSEMAFKIAGSQVFKEGARRANPVLLEPLMSVEVRTPEEYMGDVIGDLNSRRGSITEMSDAAGVKVIKAGVPLSEMFGYIGDLRSKTQGRAVYSMTFDSYSEVPKAVADEIVQKSRGE; from the coding sequence GTGGCACAGGACGTGCTTACTGACCTGAACAAGGTCCGCAATATCGGCATCATGGCCCACATCGATGCCGGTAAGACCACTACTACTGAGCGCATCCTTTTCTACACGGGTGTGAACCACAAGCTCGGTGAGACCCACGACGGTGCGTCGACCACCGACTGGATGGAGCAGGAAAAGGAACGCGGTATCACCATTACCTCCGCGGCCGTGACTTGCTTCTGGAACAAGAACCAGATCAACATCATCGATACCCCAGGCCACGTTGACTTCACCGTTGAGGTGGAGCGCTCGCTTCGCGTGCTCGATGGCGCCGTTGCCGTGTTCGATGGCAAGGAAGGCGTTGAGCCTCAGTCTGAGACCGTTTGGCGCCAGGCTGACAAGTACGACGTTCCTCGTATCTGCTTCGTCAACAAGATGGACAAGCTGGGCGCCGACTTCTACTTCACCGTAGAGACCATCGTCAAGCGCCTGGGTGCCAAGCCGCTGGTTATGCAGCTGCCAATCGGCTCCGAGTCCGAGTTCACCGGCGTTGTAGACCTGCTGAGCATGAAGGCATTCGTTTGGGAAGGCGACGCCAAGGGCGACGTCACCATGGGTGCTGCTTACGAAACCCGCGAAATCCCTGCCGACTTGGTTGAGCGTGCTGAAGAGTACCGCGCCAAGCTGGTTGAAGATGTTGCCGAGGCTTCCGAAGAGCTCATGGAAAAGTACCTCGAAGGTGAAGAAATCACCATCGACGAACTCAAGGCTGGCATCCGCAAGCTGACCGTGAACTCCGAAGCTTACCCAGTATTCTGTGGTTCGGCCTTCAAGAACCGCGGCGTGCAGCCAATGCTCGACGCTGTGATTGAATACCTGCCATCCCCACTGGATGTTGGCGCTATGGTCGGTCACGATCCAAAGAACGAAGAAATCGAGCTCACCCGCGAGCCTTCCGAGGATGCACCATTCTCGGCACTGGCTTTCAAGATTGCTGCTCACCCATTCTTCGGTCAGCTCAACTTCATCCGCGTTTACTCCGGCAAGGTAGAGTCCGGCGCTCAGCTGCTGAACTCCACCAAGCAGAAGAAGGAACGCGTTGGCAAGCTCTTCCAGATGCACTCCAACAAGGAGAATCCGGTAGACGAGATCCACGCAGGTCACATCTACGCTGTGATCGGCCTGAAGGATACCACCACCGGTGATACCCTTTGCGATCCAGCTAACCCAATCGTTCTTGAGTCGATGAGCTTCCCAGATCCAGTGATCTTCGTGGCTATCGAACCAAAGACCAAGGGTGACCAGGAGAAGCTGTCGACCGCTATCCAGAAGCTGTCCGCGGAAGATCCAACCTTCACCGTTTCGTTGAACGAAGACACCGGCCAGACCGAAATCGGCGGCATGGGCGAGCTTCACCTCGACATCCTGGTTGACCGCATGAAGCGCGAATTCCGCGTGGAAGCAAACGTTGGTAAGCCACAGGTTGCATACCGCGAAACCATCAAGAAGGCTGTGGAGAAGGTTGACTTCACCCACAAGAAGCAGACCGGTGGTTCGGGTCAGTTCGCAAAGGTCCAGGTCTCGTTCGAGCCTCTGGAAGTTGTCGATGGCGTAACCTACGAGTTCAAGAACGCCGTTACCGGTGGTCGTGTGCCTCGTGAATACATCCCATCCGTTGACGCTGGTATCCAGGAAGCAATGCAGTACGGCATCCTGGCTGGCTACCCACTGGTTGGTGTGAAGGCTACCCTCATCGATGGTGCATACCACGATGTTGACTCCTCGGAAATGGCGTTCAAGATCGCTGGTTCGCAGGTATTCAAGGAAGGCGCACGCCGCGCTAACCCTGTTCTGCTCGAACCACTGATGAGCGTTGAAGTTCGTACCCCGGAAGAGTACATGGGCGACGTTATCGGCGACCTGAACTCCCGCCGTGGCTCGATCACCGAGATGTCCGACGCTGCAGGCGTCAAGGTCATCAAGGCTGGCGTTCCACTGTCTGAGATGTTTGGTTACATTGGTGACCTGCGTTCGAAGACCCAGGGTCGCGCAGTTTACTCGATGACCTTCGACAGCTACTCTGAGGTCCCGAAGGCAGTTGCCGACGAGATCGTTCAGAAGTCCCGCGGCGAGTAA
- the rpsG gene encoding 30S ribosomal protein S7: MPRKGPAPKRPLVSDPVFESPLVTQLINKVLVDGKKSTAERIVYGALEGAAAKSGTDAVSTLKKAMDNIRPALEVRSRRVGGATYQVPVEVKPGRATALALRWLVGYSKARREKTMIERLMNEILDASNGLGAAVKRREDTHKMAESNKAFAHYRW; encoded by the coding sequence ATGCCTCGTAAGGGTCCGGCGCCAAAGCGCCCACTAGTTTCTGATCCAGTCTTCGAATCCCCATTGGTCACCCAGCTGATCAACAAGGTTCTCGTAGACGGCAAGAAGTCCACTGCAGAGCGCATTGTTTACGGTGCACTCGAAGGTGCCGCTGCAAAGTCCGGTACCGACGCTGTTTCGACTCTCAAGAAGGCTATGGATAACATCCGCCCAGCCCTTGAGGTTCGTTCCCGCCGTGTCGGTGGCGCGACCTACCAGGTTCCTGTAGAGGTAAAGCCAGGCCGTGCAACTGCACTGGCTCTGCGCTGGTTGGTTGGCTACTCGAAGGCTCGCCGCGAGAAGACCATGATCGAACGTTTGATGAACGAGATCCTGGACGCATCGAACGGTCTGGGTGCCGCTGTGAAGCGTCGCGAAGACACTCACAAGATGGCCGAGTCCAACAAGGCCTTCGCACACTACCGCTGGTAA
- the rpsL gene encoding 30S ribosomal protein S12: MPTIQQLVRKGRSPKVVKTKAPALKGNPMRRGVCTRVYTTTPKKPNSALRKVARVRLAGGVEVTAYIPGVGHNLQEHSIVLVRGGRVKDLPGVRYKIVRGALDTQGVKDRKQARSRYGAKKDGK; encoded by the coding sequence GTGCCTACTATTCAGCAGCTGGTCCGCAAGGGCCGCTCGCCTAAGGTCGTCAAGACCAAGGCCCCTGCCCTGAAGGGCAACCCAATGCGCCGTGGCGTATGCACCCGTGTGTACACCACCACCCCAAAGAAGCCAAACTCGGCTCTGCGTAAGGTTGCACGTGTGCGCCTTGCCGGTGGCGTCGAAGTGACCGCTTACATTCCAGGTGTCGGACACAACCTGCAGGAACACTCCATCGTGCTCGTTCGCGGTGGTCGTGTGAAGGACCTTCCAGGTGTTCGCTACAAGATTGTACGTGGTGCTCTGGATACCCAGGGTGTGAAGGATCGTAAGCAGGCTCGTTCCCGCTACGGTGCAAAGAAGGATGGTAAGTAA
- a CDS encoding DNA-directed RNA polymerase subunit beta', whose amino-acid sequence MSSDSSFGLMRINLATAEEIRGWSYGEVKKPETINYRTLKPEKDGLFCEKIFGPSRDWECYCGKYKRVRFKGIICERCGVEVTRANVRRERMGHIELAAPVTHIWYFKGVPSRLGYLLDLAPKDLEKVIYFAAYMITSVNEDRRHAEMPNLQAQHDLELRNLATNAEADKKAVAADLEAELERLEADGAKNAELNKARTLAEKTVLQIDKRAKAEAERLRAVWERFKNLKVADLEGDEGLYRTMREKYGLYFEGSMGAEAIQKRLENFDLAAEAEELKTIIENGKGQKKARALKRLKVVNAFLANGNSPKGMVLDAVPVIPPELRPMVQLDGGRFATSDLNDLYRRVINRNNRLKRLLDLGAPEIIVNNEKRMMQEAVDSLFDNGRRGRPVTGPGNRPLKSLSDMLKGKQGRFRQNLLGKRVDYSGRSVIVVGPQLKLHQCGLPKQMALELFKPFVMKRLVDLNHAQNIKSAKRMVERYRPQVWDVLEEIITEHPVLLNRAPTLHRLGIQAFEPQLVEGKALQLHPLVCGAFNADFDGDQMAVHLPLSPEAQAEARILMLSSHNILKPSDGRPVALPSQDMIIGLHHLTTKRAHEVGAGRVFSTISEAIMAKDRGELHLNAPIKVRVPNFVPSDEQPAPEGWEPGTDALLETSLGQVLFNDTLPEDYPWVARVAGKDALSEIVNDLAERYPKVIAAATLDNLKDAGFYWATRSGVTVAISDITSNMDKAAILAPYEERAAKVQASYDKGLIADTERRQDLIDIWTKATDEVAEAMKNGMEELNTINRMVTSKARGNYLQLRQIAGIRGLVSNPKGEIIPRPIKSSYREGLSVLEYFIATHGARKGLADTALKTANSGYLTRRLVDVSQDVIVREEDCGTKRGLTVAIADNSAGIRVKHETVENSAYTRTLAADVKDAEGNVLATAGSDVGDVLIDSLYNAGVDEIRVRSVLTCDSAVGTCALCYGRSLASGKTVDIGEAVGIIAAQSIGEPGTQLTMRTFHTGGVASADDITQGLPRIQELFEARTPKGVAPMSEVTGRVSIEDDEKQLRVVVTPDNGDEKQAYPVLRRARLLVEEGQNIVAGTQLTSGTLDPKQVLRVLGPREAQKFLVREVQDVYQSQGVGIHDKHVEVIVRQMLRRVTVIESGETDLLPGELADRSRFTAANRKAVSEGKRPAAGRDEMMGITKASLATDSWLSAASFQETTRVLTQAAMEGKEDPLRGLKENVIIGKLIPAGTGLDRYTQVNVEPTDEAKATLFTGTSAFSSGLYDDALDGGLSPEFRAISMDDYDHGSDFR is encoded by the coding sequence ATGTCCAGCGATTCCTCATTCGGCCTCATGCGAATCAACCTTGCCACCGCGGAAGAAATCCGTGGATGGAGCTACGGCGAGGTCAAGAAGCCGGAAACCATTAACTACCGCACCCTGAAGCCGGAGAAGGACGGTCTTTTCTGCGAAAAGATCTTCGGCCCTTCCCGGGACTGGGAATGCTACTGCGGCAAGTACAAGCGCGTGCGCTTCAAGGGCATCATCTGCGAGCGTTGTGGCGTTGAGGTGACCCGTGCGAACGTTCGTCGTGAACGCATGGGCCACATCGAGCTTGCTGCTCCAGTGACCCACATCTGGTACTTCAAGGGCGTTCCATCGCGCTTGGGCTACCTGCTTGATCTGGCTCCGAAGGACCTCGAAAAGGTCATCTACTTCGCTGCCTACATGATCACCAGCGTGAACGAAGACCGTCGCCACGCTGAAATGCCTAACCTGCAGGCACAGCACGATCTGGAACTGCGCAACCTGGCAACCAACGCCGAAGCCGACAAGAAGGCTGTTGCAGCCGACCTGGAAGCAGAGCTGGAGCGTCTGGAAGCAGACGGCGCCAAGAACGCCGAGCTGAACAAGGCACGCACCCTGGCCGAGAAGACTGTTCTTCAGATCGACAAGCGCGCCAAGGCCGAGGCCGAGCGCCTGCGTGCAGTATGGGAGCGCTTCAAGAACCTGAAGGTCGCTGACCTCGAAGGTGACGAAGGCCTGTACCGCACCATGCGCGAGAAGTACGGACTGTACTTCGAGGGCTCCATGGGTGCAGAGGCAATCCAGAAGCGCCTGGAGAACTTCGACCTGGCTGCTGAAGCTGAAGAGCTGAAGACCATCATCGAGAACGGCAAGGGCCAGAAGAAGGCTCGCGCCCTCAAGCGCCTGAAGGTCGTCAACGCATTCCTGGCCAATGGCAACTCGCCAAAGGGCATGGTGCTCGACGCCGTTCCAGTGATCCCGCCAGAGCTGCGCCCAATGGTCCAGCTCGACGGTGGCCGTTTCGCCACCTCGGACCTGAACGACCTGTACCGCCGCGTGATCAACCGCAACAACCGCCTGAAGCGTCTGCTTGATCTTGGTGCACCTGAGATCATCGTGAACAACGAAAAGCGCATGATGCAGGAAGCTGTTGACTCGCTGTTCGACAACGGCCGCCGTGGCCGTCCGGTCACCGGTCCAGGCAACCGTCCGCTGAAGTCCCTGAGCGACATGCTCAAGGGCAAGCAGGGTCGTTTCCGCCAGAACCTTCTGGGTAAGCGCGTTGACTACTCGGGCCGTTCGGTCATCGTGGTTGGCCCGCAGCTGAAGCTGCACCAGTGCGGTCTGCCTAAGCAGATGGCACTGGAGCTCTTCAAGCCGTTCGTGATGAAGCGCCTGGTTGACCTCAACCACGCACAGAACATCAAGTCGGCTAAGCGCATGGTCGAGCGTTACCGCCCACAGGTTTGGGACGTTCTCGAAGAGATCATCACCGAGCACCCGGTATTGCTCAACCGTGCACCAACCCTGCACCGTTTGGGTATCCAGGCCTTCGAACCACAGCTGGTTGAAGGCAAGGCCCTGCAGCTGCACCCATTGGTTTGTGGCGCATTCAACGCTGACTTCGACGGCGACCAGATGGCAGTTCACCTGCCGCTGAGCCCAGAAGCACAGGCTGAAGCCCGCATCTTGATGCTGTCCTCGCACAACATCTTGAAGCCTTCCGATGGCCGTCCAGTGGCACTGCCTTCGCAGGATATGATCATCGGCCTGCACCACTTGACCACCAAGCGTGCTCACGAGGTCGGCGCCGGTCGCGTGTTCTCCACCATCTCCGAGGCCATCATGGCCAAGGACCGTGGCGAGCTGCACCTGAACGCTCCGATCAAGGTTCGCGTGCCGAACTTCGTTCCTTCTGACGAGCAGCCTGCTCCAGAAGGCTGGGAGCCAGGTACCGACGCACTGCTGGAGACCTCGCTGGGCCAGGTGCTGTTCAACGACACCCTGCCTGAGGATTACCCATGGGTTGCCCGCGTTGCCGGCAAGGATGCACTCTCGGAGATCGTCAACGATCTGGCAGAGCGCTACCCGAAGGTCATCGCAGCCGCTACCTTGGATAACCTGAAGGATGCCGGTTTCTACTGGGCTACCCGTTCGGGCGTCACCGTGGCGATCTCGGATATCACCTCGAACATGGACAAGGCCGCAATCCTTGCGCCATACGAAGAGCGTGCCGCCAAGGTCCAGGCTTCCTACGACAAGGGTCTGATTGCAGATACCGAACGTCGCCAGGACCTGATCGACATCTGGACCAAGGCTACCGATGAGGTTGCCGAGGCCATGAAGAACGGCATGGAAGAGCTGAACACCATTAACCGAATGGTGACTTCCAAGGCTCGTGGTAACTACCTGCAATTGCGTCAGATTGCCGGTATCCGTGGCCTGGTGTCCAACCCTAAGGGTGAAATTATTCCTCGCCCGATCAAGTCTTCCTACCGTGAAGGCCTGTCGGTTCTGGAGTACTTCATCGCAACCCACGGTGCCCGTAAGGGTCTGGCCGATACCGCACTGAAGACCGCAAACTCGGGTTACCTGACCCGTCGTCTGGTTGACGTTTCGCAGGACGTTATCGTCCGCGAAGAGGACTGCGGTACCAAGCGCGGCTTGACCGTTGCCATTGCGGATAACTCCGCTGGCATCCGCGTCAAGCACGAAACCGTTGAGAACTCGGCTTACACCCGTACGCTCGCCGCCGACGTAAAGGACGCCGAAGGCAACGTACTGGCTACCGCCGGTTCCGATGTGGGCGACGTTCTGATCGATTCCCTGTACAACGCAGGCGTGGATGAAATCCGCGTTCGCTCCGTACTGACCTGTGATTCGGCTGTCGGAACCTGTGCACTGTGCTACGGCCGTTCGCTGGCCAGCGGCAAGACCGTGGACATCGGCGAGGCTGTCGGCATTATCGCCGCACAGTCCATCGGTGAGCCTGGTACCCAGCTGACCATGCGTACCTTCCACACCGGTGGTGTAGCGTCGGCTGACGATATCACCCAGGGTCTGCCTCGTATCCAGGAATTGTTCGAAGCCCGTACCCCTAAGGGTGTGGCTCCGATGTCCGAGGTCACCGGTCGCGTGTCGATCGAGGACGACGAGAAGCAGCTGCGCGTTGTGGTTACCCCGGACAACGGCGACGAGAAGCAGGCCTACCCGGTTCTGCGCCGTGCTCGCCTGTTGGTCGAGGAAGGCCAGAACATCGTTGCCGGTACCCAGCTCACTTCCGGTACCTTGGATCCGAAGCAGGTTCTTCGAGTCCTCGGCCCACGTGAGGCACAGAAGTTCCTGGTCCGCGAAGTCCAGGATGTGTACCAGTCCCAGGGTGTAGGCATCCACGATAAGCACGTGGAAGTCATCGTCCGCCAGATGCTGCGTCGCGTCACCGTGATCGAGTCCGGCGAAACCGACTTGCTGCCAGGCGAGTTGGCCGACCGTTCCCGCTTCACCGCTGCGAACCGCAAGGCTGTCTCGGAAGGCAAGCGTCCAGCTGCCGGCCGTGACGAGATGATGGGTATTACCAAGGCATCGCTGGCTACGGACTCGTGGCTGTCGGCTGCTTCCTTCCAGGAAACCACTCGCGTCCTGACCCAGGCCGCGATGGAAGGCAAGGAAGATCCGCTGCGCGGTCTGAAGGAGAACGTGATCATCGGTAAGCTGATCCCGGCCGGTACCGGTCTGGATCGCTACACCCAGGTCAACGTTGAGCCAACCGATGAAGCAAAGGCAACTTTGTTCACCGGCACCTCGGCCTTCTCCTCGGGTCTGTACGACGATGCACTGGACGGCGGGCTGTCGCCTGAATTCCGGGCCATCTCGATGGACGACTACGACCACGGTTCGGACTTCCGCTAA
- a CDS encoding DNA-directed RNA polymerase subunit beta gives MVASSNPNNQTASSARDAAYAGRLSFAKIHEPLEVPNLLALQTESFDRLVGNQNWVERLAKAEAAGDFSVPNTSGLAEIFEEISPIEDFQDTMSLSFSEPEFADPKYSIAECKDRDATYAAPLYVKAEFMNNETGEIKQQTVFMGDFPLMTEKGTFIINGTERVVVSQLVRSPGAYFESAPDKTSDKTIYSARIIPSRGAWFELEIDKRDQIGVRLDRKRKQSVTVLLKALGWSEEQILSEFGQYDSMRATLEKDSIKDQDEALLDIYRKLRPGEPPTVEAAQALLKNMYFEPKRYDLAKVGRYKLNRKLGVETPVNAENASVLALDDLVAMIRYLVALHAGEKTVQGTRKGEIVDIPVNIDDIDHFGNRRIRAVGELIENQVRTGLSRMERVVRERMTTQDVEAITPQTLINIRPVVAAIKEFFGTSQLSQFMDQNNPLAGLTHKRRLSALGPGGLSRDRAGMEVRDVHPSHYGRMCPIETPEGPNIGLIGSLATYGRINAFGFIETPYRRVSNGVVSNEVDYLTADDELQHYIAQANAPLDENGRFVEETVLVREKGGGGEPVIVDAAEVTFMDVSPRQMVSVATALIPFLEHDDANRALMGANMQRQAVPLLKSERPLVGTGMEKFAAVDAGDSVVASKPGVVTEVSADLVVVMNDDGTESMYPIMKFARSNQGNAYNQRVRVSEGDRLEFQSIIADGPSTDSGELSLGKNLLVAFMSWEGYNYEDAIILSQRMIFDDVLTSIHIEEHEVDARDTKLGAEEITRDIPNVSEDILSQLDDRGIVYIGAEVEAGDVLVGRVTPKGETELTPEERLLRAIFGEKSREVRDTSLKVPHGESGTVIGVRIFDRDNDDDLSPGVNQLVRVYVAQKRKISIGDKLAGRHGNKGVISRIMPLEDMPFLEDGTPLDVILNPLGVPGRMNVGQVMEIHLGWAAKQGWKIEGEPEWVSDLPNLPRESGSTTVATPVFDGASEEEIRGILDSTNKTRDGVRLIGNSGKAKLFDGRSGDPLPDPISVGYMYILKLHHLVDDKIHARSTGPYSMITQQPLGGKAQFGGQRFGEMEVWALEAYGAAYTLQEILTIKSDDIHGRVKVYEAIVKGENVPEPGVPESFKVLIKEMQSLCLNVEVLGTDGNTIEMRESDEESFRAAEELGIDLSRSEPNSVEEV, from the coding sequence TTGGTCGCCTCGAGCAACCCTAACAACCAAACCGCTAGTTCGGCTCGCGATGCTGCATACGCTGGCCGACTTTCTTTTGCAAAGATTCACGAACCACTTGAAGTGCCTAACCTGTTGGCATTGCAGACCGAGAGCTTTGACCGCCTCGTCGGCAATCAGAACTGGGTAGAGCGTCTGGCCAAGGCAGAAGCCGCTGGCGACTTCAGCGTGCCTAACACCTCTGGCCTGGCTGAAATCTTCGAGGAAATCTCCCCAATCGAGGACTTCCAGGACACCATGTCCTTGAGCTTCTCGGAGCCGGAGTTCGCTGATCCCAAGTACTCGATCGCAGAGTGCAAGGACCGCGACGCCACCTACGCGGCACCGCTGTATGTCAAGGCCGAATTCATGAACAATGAAACCGGCGAAATCAAGCAGCAGACCGTGTTCATGGGCGATTTCCCGCTGATGACCGAAAAGGGCACCTTCATCATCAACGGCACCGAGCGTGTTGTTGTATCCCAGCTGGTGCGCTCCCCAGGCGCATACTTCGAGTCCGCACCGGACAAGACCAGTGACAAGACGATCTACTCGGCACGAATCATCCCATCGCGTGGTGCATGGTTCGAGCTGGAAATCGACAAGCGCGACCAGATCGGCGTACGCCTGGACCGCAAGCGCAAGCAGTCGGTCACCGTGCTGCTGAAGGCACTGGGCTGGAGCGAAGAGCAGATCCTGTCCGAGTTCGGCCAGTACGATTCGATGCGCGCTACCTTGGAAAAGGACAGCATCAAGGATCAAGACGAAGCACTGCTGGATATCTACCGCAAGCTGCGTCCAGGCGAGCCTCCAACGGTTGAGGCTGCCCAGGCTCTGTTGAAGAATATGTACTTCGAGCCTAAGCGCTACGACCTGGCCAAGGTCGGACGTTACAAGCTGAACCGCAAGCTCGGTGTCGAGACTCCGGTTAACGCTGAGAACGCATCAGTGCTGGCACTCGATGACCTCGTTGCCATGATCCGCTACCTCGTCGCGCTGCACGCCGGCGAGAAGACCGTTCAGGGCACCCGCAAGGGCGAGATCGTCGACATCCCAGTGAACATCGATGATATCGACCACTTCGGCAACCGTCGCATCCGCGCCGTGGGCGAACTGATCGAGAACCAGGTCCGCACCGGCCTGTCCCGCATGGAGCGTGTTGTGCGCGAGCGCATGACCACCCAGGATGTCGAGGCAATCACCCCGCAGACCCTGATCAACATCCGCCCGGTTGTTGCTGCGATCAAGGAGTTCTTCGGAACTTCGCAGCTCTCGCAGTTCATGGACCAGAACAACCCGCTGGCCGGCCTGACCCACAAGCGCCGCTTGTCGGCTCTGGGCCCAGGCGGTCTGTCCCGTGACCGCGCCGGCATGGAAGTTCGAGACGTTCACCCATCGCACTACGGACGTATGTGCCCGATTGAAACTCCCGAAGGCCCGAACATTGGTCTGATCGGTTCGTTGGCAACCTACGGCCGCATCAACGCCTTCGGTTTCATCGAAACTCCATACCGTCGTGTGTCCAACGGTGTCGTCTCCAACGAGGTCGACTACCTGACCGCGGACGACGAGCTGCAGCACTACATCGCACAGGCCAACGCGCCTCTGGACGAGAACGGCCGCTTCGTTGAAGAAACCGTTCTGGTTCGTGAAAAGGGCGGTGGCGGCGAGCCTGTTATCGTCGACGCGGCTGAAGTGACCTTCATGGACGTTTCGCCTCGCCAGATGGTTTCGGTAGCAACCGCGCTGATTCCGTTCCTCGAGCACGACGATGCCAACCGAGCACTGATGGGCGCCAACATGCAGCGCCAGGCTGTGCCGCTGCTGAAGTCCGAGCGCCCGCTGGTTGGTACCGGCATGGAGAAGTTCGCGGCAGTTGACGCCGGCGACTCCGTCGTTGCCTCCAAGCCAGGTGTGGTCACCGAGGTTTCTGCTGACCTGGTCGTCGTCATGAACGATGACGGCACCGAGTCGATGTACCCGATCATGAAGTTCGCCCGCTCGAACCAGGGCAACGCCTACAACCAGCGCGTGCGCGTGTCCGAAGGCGATCGCCTGGAATTCCAGTCGATCATCGCCGACGGCCCGTCCACCGACTCCGGTGAGCTGTCCCTGGGCAAGAACCTGCTCGTGGCATTCATGTCCTGGGAAGGCTACAACTACGAGGATGCGATCATCCTCTCCCAGCGCATGATCTTCGACGATGTTCTGACCTCGATCCACATCGAAGAGCACGAAGTTGACGCTCGCGACACCAAGCTCGGTGCCGAGGAAATCACCCGCGACATCCCGAATGTCTCGGAAGATATCCTTTCCCAGCTTGATGACCGCGGCATTGTCTACATCGGTGCCGAGGTTGAAGCCGGCGACGTACTGGTTGGCCGTGTCACCCCTAAGGGCGAGACCGAGCTGACCCCGGAAGAGCGCCTGCTGCGTGCCATCTTCGGCGAGAAGTCCCGCGAAGTCCGCGATACTTCCCTGAAGGTTCCGCACGGCGAGTCCGGCACCGTGATCGGTGTTCGCATCTTCGACCGCGACAACGACGATGACCTTTCCCCTGGTGTGAACCAGCTGGTCCGCGTCTACGTTGCCCAGAAGCGCAAGATCTCGATCGGTGACAAGCTTGCAGGCCGTCACGGTAACAAGGGTGTCATCTCGCGCATCATGCCGCTGGAAGACATGCCATTCCTGGAAGACGGCACCCCGCTGGACGTCATCCTGAACCCACTGGGTGTGCCAGGCCGTATGAACGTCGGCCAGGTTATGGAAATCCACCTGGGTTGGGCTGCCAAGCAGGGCTGGAAGATCGAAGGCGAGCCTGAGTGGGTCAGCGATCTGCCGAACCTGCCACGCGAGTCCGGTTCCACCACCGTGGCAACCCCGGTCTTCGACGGCGCTTCGGAAGAGGAAATCCGCGGCATCCTGGATTCGACCAACAAGACCCGTGACGGTGTGCGCCTGATTGGCAACTCCGGCAAGGCGAAGCTGTTCGACGGCCGCTCCGGCGATCCGTTGCCAGATCCGATCTCCGTTGGCTACATGTACATCTTGAAGCTCCACCACCTGGTGGACGACAAGATCCACGCCCGTTCCACCGGTCCATACTCCATGATCACCCAGCAGCCACTGGGTGGTAAGGCCCAGTTCGGTGGCCAGCGCTTCGGCGAAATGGAAGTTTGGGCACTGGAAGCTTACGGTGCCGCTTACACGCTGCAGGAAATCCTGACCATCAAGTCGGATGATATCCACGGCCGCGTGAAGGTCTACGAAGCTATCGTCAAGGGCGAGAACGTTCCAGAGCCTGGTGTTCCAGAATCGTTCAAGGTGCTCATCAAGGAAATGCAGTCGCTGTGCTTGAACGTCGAGGTACTGGGTACCGACGGCAACACTATCGAAATGCGTGAGTCGGACGAGGAATCGTTCCGCGCCGCTGAAGAGCTGGGCATCGACCTTTCACGGTCGGAGCCGAACTCCGTAGAGGAAGTTTAA
- a CDS encoding aminoacyl-tRNA deacylase: MNKLQSDEALTRVTLDASRRNIPIELVPRQKVNSLEEAAEALGIQPAHLLKSLVIKKSDDTFVFALIPGGRKLDWAKLRSQLGVNKLSLPEKDVAWDVTHYESGTITPFGSHTVLPVFIDASVFDEPVPEHIGLGSGDRGHGLLVRPNDLVTGFDATIADISAPA; the protein is encoded by the coding sequence ATGAATAAGTTGCAGTCAGATGAAGCATTGACGCGGGTTACCCTCGACGCCTCACGCCGCAATATCCCCATCGAGCTGGTGCCGCGCCAGAAGGTGAACTCCTTGGAGGAAGCAGCCGAAGCACTAGGCATCCAGCCGGCCCATCTGCTCAAGTCCCTGGTGATCAAGAAATCCGATGACACCTTCGTGTTCGCGCTGATTCCCGGCGGCCGCAAACTGGACTGGGCGAAGCTGCGAAGCCAACTGGGCGTGAATAAGCTTTCGCTTCCCGAAAAGGATGTCGCTTGGGATGTCACTCACTACGAAAGCGGTACGATCACTCCCTTCGGCTCGCACACCGTGCTACCGGTGTTCATCGATGCCAGCGTCTTCGATGAGCCGGTTCCGGAGCATATCGGTCTAGGCAGCGGTGATCGGGGACATGGCTTGCTGGTTCGCCCCAACGACCTGGTTACCGGCTTTGATGCCACGATTGCTGATATTTCGGCTCCGGCATAG